The proteins below are encoded in one region of Halalkalicoccus jeotgali B3:
- a CDS encoding alpha/beta hydrolase gives MNHATHAERRAATLDPDASALLHALADAGPPDLQQLSPEQARTLLGDLFTPDVDPEPIAAVEERKLRADARDVRVRIYDPDPDETLPAVVYFHGGGWVVGNLDTHDGVARSLAIEGECVVVSVDYRKAPEHPFPGAVEDAYLATRWTADNAAGIGAGAGLAVAGESAGGTLATVVTQMAAEKELGAPEIDHQVLFYPVTDHAFDTHSYAENADGFFLTGRAMVWFWNHYLRDDIDGANLRASPLRAPERLLAELPPVTLFSCGYDPLRDEQFAYAEALEDAGVPVEHTNYDGMIHDFANMRRLADPFPNVEAAADVRQRAGEALRGAFE, from the coding sequence ATGAATCACGCCACCCATGCCGAGCGACGTGCAGCGACGCTTGACCCGGACGCGAGCGCCCTTTTGCACGCGTTGGCCGACGCCGGACCACCCGATCTGCAACAGCTCTCGCCCGAACAGGCGCGAACGCTGCTGGGCGACCTGTTCACCCCGGACGTCGATCCTGAACCGATCGCCGCGGTGGAGGAACGAAAGCTCCGGGCGGACGCCCGCGACGTCCGCGTGCGGATCTACGACCCCGACCCCGACGAGACGCTCCCCGCGGTCGTCTACTTCCACGGCGGGGGCTGGGTCGTCGGCAACCTCGACACCCACGACGGCGTCGCCCGTTCGCTGGCAATAGAGGGCGAGTGCGTCGTCGTCTCCGTCGACTATCGGAAGGCCCCCGAACACCCGTTTCCCGGCGCCGTCGAGGACGCCTACCTCGCGACGAGGTGGACGGCCGACAACGCCGCGGGGATCGGGGCCGGAGCGGGACTGGCCGTCGCCGGCGAGAGCGCGGGCGGGACCCTCGCGACCGTCGTCACGCAGATGGCCGCCGAAAAGGAACTCGGTGCGCCGGAGATCGATCACCAGGTGCTGTTCTACCCGGTGACCGACCACGCCTTCGATACGCACTCGTACGCCGAAAACGCCGACGGCTTCTTCCTGACCGGACGGGCGATGGTGTGGTTCTGGAACCACTACCTCCGCGATGATATCGACGGGGCGAACCTCCGGGCCTCGCCGCTTCGCGCCCCCGAACGGCTCCTCGCGGAACTCCCGCCGGTGACGCTGTTCTCCTGTGGGTACGATCCGCTTCGCGACGAGCAGTTCGCCTACGCCGAGGCGCTCGAGGATGCGGGCGTCCCGGTCGAGCACACGAACTACGACGGCATGATCCACGACTTCGCGAACATGCGGCGACTCGCCGACCCGTTCCCGAACGTCGAGGCGGCAGCCGACGTCCGACAGCGCGCGGGCGAGGCGCTTCGCGGGGCCTTCGAGTAG
- a CDS encoding DsrE family protein gives MKTVLHVSSPHPDDQNHAAVNTLNLIGDEAVYSEGDDVVVLANGAGVRMFVDTTAAHPEMIERLADRGVALRACRNALYGMGATDDDLLPGVSGVPSGSGELARLQDDGFGYIKAP, from the coding sequence ATGAAAACCGTTCTTCACGTCTCGAGTCCACACCCCGACGACCAGAACCACGCGGCGGTGAACACGCTGAACCTGATCGGCGACGAGGCCGTCTATTCGGAGGGTGACGATGTCGTCGTCCTCGCAAACGGGGCCGGGGTTCGCATGTTCGTCGACACAACGGCAGCCCATCCCGAGATGATCGAGCGGCTCGCTGACCGAGGCGTGGCGCTCAGAGCGTGCCGGAACGCGCTCTACGGGATGGGTGCCACCGATGACGACCTGCTGCCCGGGGTCTCGGGGGTCCCCTCGGGCTCCGGTGAGCTCGCCCGGTTACAGGACGACGGCTTTGGCTACATCAAGGCCCCCTGA
- a CDS encoding polysaccharide deacetylase family protein gives MAPEFAVCLTHDVDRPYKTYQWLYEALAERDPRHLQRALSGENPYWRFEELMAIEERLGVRSAFYFLNEPSLFGKSIRRWADPARWIEHLGRYDVAAPEMREVIDRLDRGGWEVGLHGSYDSARDGRRLRYEMSVLEGVLGHEVRGVRQHHLRLDPPETWRIHAAMGLSYDTSLGSSTECGFSNGYRPIRPFDDGFLVFPLTIMEVGLPTDTTRAWEECERLLEEARENDAVMTVLWHPRYLNDREFPGYRAIYERLVERAVEMGAWVGPPGECYDRLSIDAKMQ, from the coding sequence ATGGCTCCTGAGTTCGCCGTCTGTCTGACTCACGACGTCGACCGCCCGTATAAGACCTACCAGTGGCTCTACGAGGCGCTCGCCGAGCGCGACCCGCGCCACCTGCAACGAGCGCTCTCGGGCGAGAACCCCTACTGGCGCTTCGAGGAGCTGATGGCCATCGAGGAACGCCTCGGCGTCCGCTCGGCGTTTTACTTCCTGAACGAGCCCTCCCTGTTCGGGAAGTCGATCCGGCGGTGGGCCGACCCCGCCCGGTGGATCGAGCACCTCGGGCGCTACGACGTCGCCGCCCCCGAAATGCGGGAGGTAATCGATCGGCTCGATCGGGGCGGCTGGGAGGTCGGCCTCCACGGGTCGTACGATTCGGCGCGCGACGGGCGCCGGTTGCGATACGAGATGAGCGTCTTGGAGGGCGTACTCGGTCACGAGGTTCGGGGAGTACGCCAGCACCACCTCCGGCTCGATCCGCCGGAGACGTGGCGAATCCACGCCGCGATGGGGCTGTCCTACGATACGAGTCTGGGTTCGAGCACCGAGTGTGGGTTTTCCAACGGATATCGCCCGATTCGGCCCTTCGACGACGGATTTCTGGTCTTCCCGCTGACGATCATGGAAGTCGGCCTGCCCACGGACACCACGAGGGCGTGGGAGGAGTGCGAACGCCTCCTCGAAGAAGCCCGCGAGAACGACGCCGTGATGACGGTCCTCTGGCACCCACGCTATCTCAACGACCGGGAGTTCCCGGGCTACCGGGCGATCTACGAGCGTCTCGTAGAGCGCGCCGTGGAGATGGGTGCGTGGGTCGGCCCGCCCGGCGAGTGCTACGATCGGCTGTCCATCGACGCGAAAATGCAGTAA
- a CDS encoding CDGSH iron-sulfur domain-containing protein → MKEDVHRYVGEDGTVTYDVNRCIHVKACVEWLSQVFDPDERPWIRPDNADAEEVAAVIRDCPTGALHFESNEGMDEPIPEGNRITVVPDGPLYLHGDLGIETPEGEELLSDTRIALCRCGASENKPLCDNSHAAVGFEDGGSLDGGEAVTEEEPPDEALRLTPIPAGPCMASGTFEIEGADGEQYRGTETALCRCGASGTKPFCDGTHREVEFTGEDSGEVGRTGEERL, encoded by the coding sequence ATGAAAGAGGACGTGCACCGGTACGTAGGCGAGGACGGAACCGTAACCTACGACGTGAACCGATGTATTCACGTCAAAGCGTGCGTCGAGTGGCTTTCGCAGGTGTTCGATCCCGACGAACGTCCCTGGATCCGGCCAGATAACGCCGACGCCGAGGAGGTCGCCGCCGTAATCCGGGACTGTCCGACGGGCGCGTTGCATTTCGAATCGAACGAGGGCATGGACGAGCCGATCCCGGAGGGAAACCGCATTACCGTCGTCCCTGACGGTCCACTCTACCTCCACGGCGACCTCGGGATCGAGACCCCCGAGGGCGAGGAGCTGCTTTCGGACACGCGGATCGCGCTGTGTCGCTGTGGAGCCTCCGAGAACAAGCCGCTCTGTGACAACAGCCACGCGGCCGTGGGGTTCGAGGATGGCGGGAGCCTCGACGGCGGGGAAGCGGTGACCGAAGAGGAACCGCCGGACGAGGCGCTTCGACTGACGCCGATCCCGGCCGGCCCGTGTATGGCCAGCGGGACGTTCGAGATCGAGGGAGCCGACGGGGAACAGTACAGGGGCACGGAAACCGCGCTGTGTCGGTGTGGGGCCTCGGGGACCAAGCCGTTCTGTGACGGCACACACCGGGAGGTCGAGTTCACTGGAGAGGACTCCGGCGAGGTGGGCCGAACCGGCGAGGAGCGACTGTAA
- a CDS encoding alpha/beta hydrolase, which produces MEQREAIEPEYVSFMSEGTRCAASLYRPYESSSTSAIDPPIVVMANGFGLPRNAGLPAFAEHFAGRGIAVLLFDYRSLGESDGEPRNVAVPFGQIADWQAAVRYARIIDGVDGGRLGVYGFSLGGGGALITAAREDVDAYVGRTPILDGARTIAYFVRQLGPAYGLRTTVAGLRDLGRKYTGREPYYIPIWGVYPDELPALAPPGSKEGHEALVGTAASDEEVNRCAARAFLTFGLYRPITSAHRVNCPALVIEGATDTIAPKSAIAATVARLPDMRHITIEADHFGAFDESFEEVVEREGTFLERHLLGDTQ; this is translated from the coding sequence ATGGAGCAGCGAGAAGCGATCGAACCCGAATACGTCTCGTTCATGAGCGAAGGAACGCGGTGTGCAGCCTCACTCTACCGCCCGTACGAGTCGTCGTCTACGAGCGCCATCGATCCGCCGATAGTGGTAATGGCAAACGGGTTCGGGTTACCACGCAACGCCGGGCTTCCGGCGTTTGCCGAGCACTTCGCCGGGCGCGGGATCGCTGTGTTGTTGTTCGACTACCGATCGTTGGGCGAAAGCGATGGCGAACCCAGGAACGTCGCAGTCCCCTTCGGCCAGATCGCCGACTGGCAGGCTGCCGTCCGATATGCCCGCATCATCGACGGCGTCGACGGGGGGCGACTCGGCGTCTATGGGTTCTCCTTGGGAGGTGGTGGCGCGTTGATCACCGCTGCTCGTGAGGACGTCGACGCCTACGTCGGACGAACCCCGATCCTCGACGGGGCCCGAACGATCGCGTATTTCGTTCGCCAGCTGGGGCCGGCCTACGGACTTCGAACGACGGTTGCAGGGCTACGGGACCTCGGGCGGAAGTACACCGGGCGGGAGCCGTACTACATTCCCATCTGGGGGGTGTATCCCGACGAACTCCCGGCGCTTGCCCCTCCGGGATCCAAAGAGGGCCACGAAGCCCTCGTCGGTACGGCCGCGAGCGACGAGGAGGTGAACCGGTGTGCCGCACGTGCGTTCCTCACGTTCGGTCTGTATCGTCCCATTACGAGTGCTCATCGGGTTAATTGCCCGGCACTCGTCATCGAGGGGGCAACCGACACGATCGCCCCCAAGAGCGCCATCGCTGCGACAGTCGCTCGCCTTCCAGATATGAGACATATAACGATCGAAGCTGATCACTTCGGAGCGTTCGACGAGTCGTTCGAAGAAGTCGTCGAGCGGGAGGGGACCTTTCTCGAACGGCACCTCCTTGGGGACACCCAGTAG
- a CDS encoding low temperature requirement protein A: MKLPNVRPPELRIEGSQGRHATWLELFFDLVFVVAVAELAHTLGANVSSGGVIRSGALRAVRPRLVGVDRRATGPRRSSDRLSWRRSRERHSRPRTRGHSPGWRIAPKELSVTVAPRRFGPPRRSPLQ, from the coding sequence GTGAAGCTGCCGAACGTTCGGCCGCCGGAGCTTCGAATCGAGGGGTCACAGGGCCGACACGCGACGTGGTTGGAGCTCTTTTTCGACCTCGTCTTCGTCGTCGCCGTCGCCGAACTCGCACACACGCTCGGTGCCAACGTTTCGTCGGGCGGGGTGATCCGGTCCGGCGCGCTGCGCGCTGTTCGTCCCCGTCTGGTGGGCGTGGATCGGCGCGCTACTGGTCCTCGTCGAAGTTCTGACCGGCTCTCATGGCGACGGTCACGGGAGAGACACTCACGACCACGGACTCGGGGCCACAGCCCGGGATGGCGAATCGCTCCGAAGGAACTGAGCGTTACAGTCGCTCCTCGCCGGTTCGGCCCACCTCGCCGGAGTCCTCTCCAGTGA
- a CDS encoding MFS transporter yields MSGATIAPALPAIHAHFSGVENADLLVRLVLTIPALFIALGAPLAGLVVDRVGRKPMLVGSTVLYVVAGGSGYVLATLPGILAGRALLGIAVAGVMTSATTLIADYYTGDRRDGMLGLQAAFMSLGGVVFLPLGGFLADIGWRVPFLIYVSAAALVPLMVLSVYEPTLDGTDPRPDPTTCDPATGVPVSHPDDGPGTSVSDRVPVRAIAIAYLAALVTMVAFYMVPVQIPFYLETLAPVSASAVGLAIAGMTLTSGVVSTQFHALRAHLGARTIAALVFGLMGIGYVVIGTGSGYYRVVVGLAITGVGLGLLFPNLNSWLADHAPEASRGRVLGGLTSAVFLGQFLSPFLTQPVVTQVGLGKGYSVFGIVLLALCVAVLGTRLPGRLGEMASVR; encoded by the coding sequence ATGTCCGGGGCGACGATCGCGCCGGCGCTGCCGGCCATACACGCCCACTTCAGCGGCGTGGAGAACGCCGACCTCCTGGTCCGCCTCGTACTGACGATCCCCGCCCTCTTCATCGCCCTCGGCGCACCACTCGCCGGGCTCGTGGTCGACCGGGTGGGCCGCAAGCCGATGTTGGTCGGCTCGACCGTGCTCTACGTCGTGGCCGGCGGGTCGGGCTACGTACTGGCCACCCTTCCGGGGATCCTCGCCGGACGGGCGCTTCTCGGGATCGCCGTCGCGGGCGTCATGACCAGCGCGACGACACTCATCGCCGATTACTACACTGGGGATCGGCGGGACGGGATGCTCGGACTCCAGGCTGCGTTCATGTCGCTCGGGGGTGTCGTTTTCCTCCCGCTCGGCGGCTTTCTCGCCGATATCGGATGGCGTGTCCCCTTCCTGATCTACGTCTCCGCCGCGGCGCTGGTGCCGCTCATGGTCCTCTCTGTCTACGAGCCGACTCTCGACGGGACGGACCCACGACCCGACCCCACCACCTGCGATCCGGCCACCGGGGTCCCGGTGAGCCATCCCGATGACGGCCCGGGGACGTCAGTCTCCGACCGGGTACCCGTTCGAGCGATCGCGATCGCCTACCTGGCGGCGCTGGTGACGATGGTGGCGTTCTACATGGTCCCCGTTCAGATCCCCTTCTACCTCGAAACGCTCGCGCCGGTGAGCGCCTCGGCGGTCGGCCTCGCGATCGCGGGCATGACGCTCACGAGCGGCGTGGTCTCGACGCAGTTTCACGCCCTCAGGGCTCACCTCGGGGCGCGCACCATCGCGGCGCTCGTCTTCGGGCTGATGGGGATCGGCTACGTCGTCATCGGGACGGGCAGCGGGTACTATCGGGTGGTTGTTGGCCTCGCTATCACCGGTGTCGGGCTGGGACTGCTCTTTCCGAACCTCAACAGTTGGCTCGCGGATCACGCCCCGGAGGCCTCCCGCGGGCGCGTTCTCGGCGGGCTCACGAGCGCGGTGTTCCTCGGGCAGTTCCTCTCGCCGTTCCTGACACAACCGGTCGTAACGCAGGTAGGGCTCGGGAAAGGGTACAGCGTCTTCGGGATCGTTCTGCTCGCCCTCTGTGTCGCGGTGCTCGGGACGCGTCTCCCCGGTCGCCTCGGCGAGATGGCTTCAGTACGGTAA
- a CDS encoding lipid II:glycine glycyltransferase FemX, with protein sequence MNVERIDLAEWERMVPDGCEVFHTPEALSVLAEHAAGELHLLGAKKGEQPLALVPAFVRQSAVGTAVFSPPPGMGVPRLGPLLMPTSPKRRKREKLNREFTAAVVKHLVGEGSRTLFRMECPAAYDDPRPYRWTDFDVESAFTYVLAVDGDTDALLSSFSKSLRREIRDAEELSVGIETEGLDGARAVFEDTRARYAEQDEPFALEWPYVRDLLEALGDRARVYVARDPDGRFLSGITVLYSNDMAYFWQGGARATYEGTSVNSALHWRILEDLATDPELENVYKYDLMGANTERLCRYKAKFSADLVPYYVIESNGPAMTIAKTAYSLLR encoded by the coding sequence ATGAACGTCGAACGCATCGATCTCGCCGAGTGGGAGCGGATGGTACCCGACGGTTGTGAGGTCTTTCATACGCCCGAGGCGCTTTCCGTCCTCGCCGAGCACGCAGCGGGGGAACTCCACCTGCTGGGGGCGAAAAAGGGCGAGCAGCCGCTGGCGCTCGTTCCTGCCTTCGTCCGGCAAAGTGCCGTCGGAACGGCGGTGTTCTCGCCGCCGCCCGGGATGGGCGTCCCCCGACTGGGCCCGCTTCTCATGCCGACCAGCCCCAAACGACGGAAACGCGAGAAGCTCAACCGGGAGTTCACCGCGGCGGTCGTCAAGCATCTGGTGGGGGAGGGCTCGCGAACCCTGTTCCGGATGGAGTGTCCCGCCGCCTACGACGATCCCCGACCGTACCGGTGGACGGACTTCGACGTGGAGAGCGCCTTCACCTACGTGCTGGCGGTCGACGGGGACACCGACGCGCTGCTCTCGTCGTTCAGCAAGAGCCTCCGCCGGGAGATCCGCGACGCAGAGGAGCTTTCGGTCGGGATCGAGACGGAGGGTCTCGACGGGGCGCGTGCGGTCTTCGAGGACACCCGGGCGCGCTACGCCGAGCAGGACGAGCCGTTCGCGCTCGAGTGGCCCTACGTCCGGGACCTCCTCGAAGCGCTCGGGGATCGCGCACGGGTCTACGTCGCCCGCGATCCCGACGGCCGGTTCCTGAGCGGAATTACCGTGCTGTACTCGAACGACATGGCCTACTTCTGGCAGGGGGGTGCCCGCGCGACCTACGAGGGGACGAGCGTCAACAGCGCACTCCACTGGCGCATCCTCGAGGACCTCGCGACCGACCCCGAACTCGAAAACGTGTATAAGTACGACCTGATGGGCGCGAACACCGAGCGGCTCTGTCGGTACAAGGCGAAGTTCTCGGCGGACCTCGTGCCCTACTACGTGATCGAATCGAACGGTCCCGCGATGACGATCGCGAAAACGGCCTACTCGTTACTCCGGTGA